The Neospora caninum Liverpool complete genome, chromosome X genome includes a region encoding these proteins:
- a CDS encoding YALI0E30151p, related: MRRLAIRGSILATCCNRTQQERFHSSCPLVLLALSGLAFSASDFSAVQSNTRRARYSGFHSSPTMSSLSPPTSCASTSAGAHCGTQHEQHIPNFLPGADRTKPFSRVLLGAGCFWGVEKLFRKEFAGQLRATTVGYAGGTKDHPCYKEVCTGRTGHYEVVEVQFFEDKITLSDLLRFFWRIHDPTTMNRQGNDVGQQYGSAIFVYSAEHRQTAEEVRDEMQRQWAGRITTRILGGNSNDPCVQFWKAEDYHQLYLKHNPDGYCNHRVRF, translated from the exons ATGCGCCGGCTCGCTATCCGTGGCAGCATTCTTGCGACGTGCTGCAATCGTACCCAACAGGAAAGGTTTCACAGTTCGTGCCCACTTGTTTTACTTGCTTTATCTGGTCTGGCATTCTCAGCGTCTGATTTCTCTGCTGTACAGAGCAACACAAGGCGCGCCCGATATTCAGGGTTCCATTCATCTCCTACAATGAGCAGCCTGAGTCCCCCCACAAGCTGCGCCTCCACTTCGGCTGGTGCCCACTGCGGAACACAACATGAACAGCATATTCCTAACTTTCTGCCGGGCGCTGACCGGACGAAGCCATTCAGCCGCGTGCTTCTTGGCGCTGGCTGTTTCTGGGGCGTAGAAAAGTTATTCAGGAAGGAATTCGCAGGCCAGCTTCGGGCGACGACAGTTGGCTACGCAGGGGGAACTAAGGACCACCCCTGCTACAAGGAAGTGTGCACAGGGCGTACGGGGCACTATGAGGTGGTTGAAGTCCAGTTTTTCGAAGACAAAATTACTCTCTCAGATTTGCTCCGGTTCTTCTGGCGGATCCACGACCCAACAACCATGAACAG GCAAGGCAATGATGTCGGACAGCAGTACGGGTCAGCCATCTTCGTCTACTCGGCCGAACATCGGCAGACTGCTGAAGAGGTTCGGGATGAAATGCAGAGACAGTGGGCTGGGCGAATCACCACCCGCATACTAGGCGGCAATTCGAACGATCCGTGCGTGCAGTTTTGGAAAGCAGAAGATTATCACCAGTTATATCTTAAACATAATCCTGATGGTTACTGCAATCATCGCGTGCGTTTCTAA